In Pelodictyon luteolum DSM 273, the genomic stretch AACGACAGCGGCGGAGCCAGAATACAGGAGGGTGTGCGCAGCCTTGCCGGCTACGCAAGCATCTTCCAGCGCAACATCATGGCATCCGGCGTGATTCCGCAGATTTCAGCCATTTTCGGCCCCTGCGCCGGCGGTGCGGTATACTCCCCCGCACTTACCGACTTCGTCCTTATGGCCGAAAAAACCAGCTACATGTTCGTCACCGGCCCGAAGGTGGTCAAAACCGTGACGGGTGAAACAATCACCGAAGAGGACCTTGGCGGAGCTTCAGTCCATGCCACCAAATCCGGCGTCACCCATTTCGTGGCGGCCGATGAAGAGGAAGGCATCCTGCTCATCAAAAAACTGTTGAGCTACCTGCCACAGAACAACCTCGAAGAACCCCCGCTGGCAATCTGCGACGACCCTGCCGACCGCCTCGAGGAGAGCCTGAACACCATCATTCCCGAGAAACCGTCCCAGCCATACGATGTAAAGGACGTCATCCAGGCCATCGCCGATAACGGGGAGTTCCTCGAAGTGCAGCGCCAGTACGCCCGCAATATCGTCATCGGGTTCGTCACCTTCAACGGCATTTCGACCGGCATCGTGGCCAACCAGCCCAAGTACCTCGCCGGATGCCTCGACATCGACGCGTCAAGGAAAGCCGCCCGCTTCATCCGCTTCTGCGATGCCTTCAACATACCCATCGTCTCCCTCGTCGATGTTCCAGGGTTCCTGCCCGGCAGCGCCCAGGAGTTCGACGGCATCATCAGTAACGGCGCTAAACTCATTTTTGCATACGGTGAGGCCACCGTACCAAAAATCACCGTCATCCTCCGCAAAGCGTATGGCGGAGCATACTGTGTAATGAGCTCCAAGCACCTGCGCGGAGACGTGAACTATGCCTGGCCGAATGCCGAAATCGCCGTCATGGGGCCGGCAGGCGCCATTGAAGTGCTCTACAACCGTGAACTGAAAGCCATTGAAGACCCTGAAGAGCGGGCCCGGTTCGTCGCCGAAAAGGAATCCGAGTACAGGGAGAAATTTGCCAACCCCTATGAAGCAGCAAAGTACGGGTATATCGACGACGTCATCGAGCCCCGCAACACGCGGTTCCGCATCATCAGGGCCCTGCAGGTACTCTCAACAAAAAAAGACGGGAACCCCCCGAAAAAACACTCAACGCTCCCGCTCTGACAACGGAAAACAGCAAAACCCATGTTCCCAGCAGTTTCATTCAACCTTTCGGCAATACAGGCTGATCACCTCATGCTCGCAGCCACGGGCTACGGGGTGGTGTTCATGTCGCTGATCATTCTCTATCTCGTCTTCAGCGTACTTCCACACCTGCTTGAGGCCCGGTTCGGAAAAAAAGCCAACGACACGGAGCCGGCATCGGCCAGAGCTCAGGTGGCCAGACAGAGCGGAGAAGTCAATGCATCCATCGCCATGGCTCTGCACATGTACTTCACCGAGCTCCATGATCAGGAAACCGCCATCCTCACCATCAAAAAGGCGGCAAAAAACTATTCCCCCTGGAATTCCAAGATTTACAATGTCATCAATTTCAAAGGCACAGTGAGATGAGGCGATACACCTTCAAGATAAACGGAAACAATTACAGCGTTGAGATCAAGTCGATTGAAGAGAACACCGCTGAAATCGAGGTCAACGGAACAGCGTACCAGGTAGAGCTGGGTCGTGAAATGAAAGCCCCGCAGCCGCCAAAGCTCGTCCGCTCCGCGCCGAGCGCACCGCCAAAGGCACCCACACCGCTGAACACGTCCGGACTGAGCCAGATAAAGGCTCCCCTGCCGGGAACCATCCTGCAGATCATGATTGCACCCGGAACAGCGGTAAAACGCGAACAGCCGCTGCTGGTGCTCGAAGCCATGAAAATGGAGAACAATATCCTTGCCGAAAAGGACGGAACGGTCAAGACCGTAAAGGTCCGGGAAGGCGATACCGTCATGCAGGGCGACGTCCTTGTTGAAATAGATTAACCACCACCATGCAGGGAATACTCCGTTTTCTTGAATACTCCGGGTTTATGAACGTCACGCCCGGACACGTGCTGATGATCCTCATCGGCATCCTTTTCATCTATCTAGCCGTTCGGCACGAATACGAGCCGCTGCTTCTGGTGCCGATCGGGTTCGGTATCCTCATCGGCAACACGCCCTTCCTTGAGAACGCCGGACTGCAGCTCGGCATCTACGAACAGGGCAGCGTCATGAACTACCTTTATCAGGGTGTGCTCAAAGGCATCTTCCCTCCGCTCATCTTCCTCGGCATCGGGGCCATGACCGACTTCTCCACACTGCTCTCGAACCCGAAGCTCATCCTGCTCGGCGCGGCTGCCCAGCTCGGCATCTTCCTCACCTATCTCGGTGCCATTGCCCTCGGGTTCACGAACCCGGAATCGGCTTCGATCGGCATCATCGGCGGTGCTGACGGTCCGACGGCCATCTTCATCTCCTCGCGACTGGCTCCGCACCTCATCGGATCCATCGCCATCGCCGCCTACTCCTACATGGCCCTCGTGCCGGTCATCCAGCCGCCC encodes the following:
- a CDS encoding OadG family protein, which codes for MFPAVSFNLSAIQADHLMLAATGYGVVFMSLIILYLVFSVLPHLLEARFGKKANDTEPASARAQVARQSGEVNASIAMALHMYFTELHDQETAILTIKKAAKNYSPWNSKIYNVINFKGTVR
- a CDS encoding acetyl-CoA carboxylase biotin carboxyl carrier protein subunit, with the translated sequence MRRYTFKINGNNYSVEIKSIEENTAEIEVNGTAYQVELGREMKAPQPPKLVRSAPSAPPKAPTPLNTSGLSQIKAPLPGTILQIMIAPGTAVKREQPLLVLEAMKMENNILAEKDGTVKTVKVREGDTVMQGDVLVEID
- a CDS encoding acyl-CoA carboxylase subunit beta, with translation MKRLIAEREKARLGGGEKRIEAQHAKGKFTARERIAMLLDEGSFEEYDMFVTHRTTDFGLDKQHYLSDGVVTGYGTIDGRPVYVFSQDFTVFGGSLSETYAEKICKIMDQALKVGVPVIGINDSGGARIQEGVRSLAGYASIFQRNIMASGVIPQISAIFGPCAGGAVYSPALTDFVLMAEKTSYMFVTGPKVVKTVTGETITEEDLGGASVHATKSGVTHFVAADEEEGILLIKKLLSYLPQNNLEEPPLAICDDPADRLEESLNTIIPEKPSQPYDVKDVIQAIADNGEFLEVQRQYARNIVIGFVTFNGISTGIVANQPKYLAGCLDIDASRKAARFIRFCDAFNIPIVSLVDVPGFLPGSAQEFDGIISNGAKLIFAYGEATVPKITVILRKAYGGAYCVMSSKHLRGDVNYAWPNAEIAVMGPAGAIEVLYNRELKAIEDPEERARFVAEKESEYREKFANPYEAAKYGYIDDVIEPRNTRFRIIRALQVLSTKKDGNPPKKHSTLPL